The Syngnathus typhle isolate RoL2023-S1 ecotype Sweden linkage group LG16, RoL_Styp_1.0, whole genome shotgun sequence genome includes a region encoding these proteins:
- the ahi1 gene encoding jouberin, whose product MPAGGSTWTVTQDGLDKTLEKPIKKKSKKKTPEINESIVLQTLKNLRVTKGEESDDAHHLEHDGREFETATNGNNEEDTRPSKAKRKTKRELPSRPLPDNAAGPEPEGEQKEPKRGSKKGRRKDDARRDDDKDGEELLREYQQQMTPEDEDTRGSDDVAKRKKKKKVKSATAESDLGDHDQDGDVESDSKEKKKKKTTTKKKKSTLEEGNANEVPKKPAANNENDGLVLGVYVHQTDGLKTDLHVSHPMVKVHVVDDITDQYVKKKDSHRPVSSFYEQDTVDHILPIMTQPFDFKKNKSVIPEWKEQIIFNEPFSHFVGRDPESPKVVLFFEILDFLTMEEAKSNVDVETHQRGFRKIAWAFLKLVGANGVLNTGSKIRLQLYCPPSSAKRQPRTVEVVEWWRRYPRVKYASTLYITVKGIRLPQHVDPSVRSMMALQEERGNTSYSELQDGATKRTSSLHAEGTSAPVLKWSRIPGQVCRIPNKPVLGFRGGQMGCLAVLFSHGGTLLATACADRDLFPVVVFEIPSGKALAAFSGHLKIVYELCWSADDRRLLSVSSDGTVREWDVEQFLPTARKVLPHPSFVYTAQYHPTAQHLVLTGGYDCVVRAWRLDVDDINGLLLREFEAHAAFINSICFDAQGDRMFSADNTGNVVIWKTPVSDGEQQPWHHWCVEKIHTEATLKGIAINMLQVHPSGRCLLIHAKDNVLRNLDLRIMTMKKYTGATNQWERITSTFTPCGSFVFSGSEDGMAYVWNTESGDQVAVYSRLSYSSPLCGVSFHPYENMVAFCAFGESQPVQLYLHDRKVSQLDVLGMKELGPVSNTAEPLCSTPTSLSVGRLGQATRQALKMQRVKEQMDSVLDPHRRSSSFEPGRSLFSDISTIRANTSLPPLLGGFSPVGLHRKGTSRLQTSLLSYEPSPDSSQHVVVSLYDYKANRSDELTLRRGDAIRVLYKDNDNWWFGSLADGQQGYFLVAYVADPRDSGEEAAVERTTPTRVSTAFTPSGELRFLSEPTLTDTEPELTEAKLKKKKKMKKNLKRLPPPPVPASSQATFSDPDIGTESADKVRPARRPLPKRPTKRPDDAVPLDA is encoded by the exons ATGCCTGCAG GTGGAAGTACCTGGACAGTGACCCAGGACGGATTGGACAAGACGTTAGAGAagccaattaagaaaaagtccaAGAAGAAAACCCCCGAAATCAACGAGAGCATTGTG CTTCAGACTCTCAAGAACCTCCGCGTCACAAAGGGCGAGGAGTCCGACGACGCGCATCATCTGGAACACGATGGCCGTGAGTTTGAAACAGCCACAAACGGCAACAACGAAGAGGACACTCGACCATCAAAAGCCAAGAGGAAGACTAAGAGGGAACTTCCCAGCCGGCCTTTGCCCGACAACGCCGCTGGCCCTGAACCGGAGGGCGAGCAGAAGGAGCCGAAACGCGGGAGTAAGAAGGGCAGACGGAAAGACGACGCCAGGAGAGATGACGACAAGGACGGCGAGGAGCTGCTGCGGGAGTACCAACAGCAGATGACGCCAGAAGACGAAGACACGCGAGGGAGTGACGACGTAGcgaagaggaaaaagaagaagaaagtgaaATCTGCCACCGCCGAGTCGGATCTTGG AGATCATGACCAGGACGGGGATGTGGAAAGTGACTCcaaggagaaaaagaagaagaagactacgacgaagaagaagaagtcaa CCTTGGAGGAAGGAAATGCCAATGAAGTGCCCAAAAAGCCCGCCGCCAATAACGAAAACGACGGCCTGGTGCTAGGGGTGTACGTGCACCAAACGGATGGCCTCAAGACGGACTTGCACGTCTCGCATCCCATGGTGAAGGTCCATGTGGTGGATGACATCACAGACCAGTACGTCAAAAAGAAAGACAG CCATCGTCCGGTGTCATCGTTTTACGAGCAAGACACGGTGGACCACATCCTTCCCATCATGACACAGCCCTTCGACTTCAAGAAGAACAAGTCGGTCATCCCTGAGTGGAAGGAGCAGATCATCTTCAACGAGCCCTTTTCACACTTTGTAGGGCGGGACCCCGAAAGCCCAAAAGTTGTCCTCTTCTTTGAG ATCTTGGACTTTCTAACCATGGAGGAAGCCAAATCCAACGTTGACGTTGAGACGCATCAGCGAGGATTCAGAAAGATCGCATGGGCCTTCTTGAAG CTAGTCGGCGCCAACGGCGTGCTCAACACCGGCAGCAAAATCCGCCTGCAGCTCTATTGTCCACCCTCGTCGGCCAAGAGGCAGCCTCGCACCGTCGAGGTGGTGGAGTGGTGGCGGCGTTACCCTCGCGTCAAGTACGCGTCCACCCTCTACATCACCGTCAAAGGGATCCGACTACCTCAGCAC GTGGACCCGAGTGTGCGTTCCATGATGGCGCTGCAGGAGGAGCGAGGCAACACTTCCTATAGCGAGCTGCAGGACGGTGCCACCAAGAGGACGTCCTCACTGCACGCTGAAGGGACGAGCGCGCCGGTGTTGAAGTGGAGCCGAATTCCCGGCCAG GTGTGTCGCATTCCCAACAAGCCCGTGCTGGGCTTCCGCGGGGGTCAAATGGGCTGCTTGGCAGTGCTCTTCTCTCATGGCGGAACGCTTCTGGCCACCGCTTGTGCCGACAGAGATTTGTTCCCAGTTGTGG TGTTTGAGATTCCCTCTGGGAAAGCCTTGGCGGCCTTCAGCGGCCATCTTAAAATCGTCTACGAACTCTGCTGGTCCGCCGACGACAGACGACTTTTGTCCGTCTCCTCCGATGGAACCGTCAG GGAGTGGGATGTGGAGCAATTCCTCCCGACCGCACGCAAGGTTCTGCCGCACCCGTCGTTTGTGTACACGGCCCAGTACCACCCGACGGCGCAGCATCTGGTGCTCACCGGCGGCTACGACTGCGTTGTCCGCGCCTGGAGgctcgatgttgatgacatcaaCGGCCTGCTCCTGCGCGAGTTTGAAGCCCACGCTGCTTTCATCAACAGCATTTGCTTTGACGCCCAAG GAGACAGGATGTTTTCGGCGGACAACACGGGCAACGTCGTCATTTGGAAGACTCCGGTGAGCGATGGCGAGCAGCAGCCTTGGCATCACTGGTGTGTGGAAAAG ATTCACACGGAGGCGACCCTAAAGGGGATCGCCATCAACATGCTGCAGGTCCATCCCAGCGGCCGCTGCCTCCTCATTCATGCCAAAGACAACGTCCTCAGGAACTTGGATCTCAGAAT tatGACAATGAAAAAATACACGGGAGCCACCAACCAGTGGGAGAGGATCACCAGCACCTTCACGCCGTGCGGCAGCTTCGTCTTCTCCGGCAGCGAGGACGGAATGGCGTACGTTTGGAACACCGAATCCGGCGACCAGGTGGCCGTCTACTCTCGGCTTTCCTACAGCTCGCCCTTGTGCGGGGTGTCTTTCCACCCTTACGAGAACATGGTGGCCTTCTGCGCCTTTGGGGAGAGCCAACCCGTGCAACTCTACCTGCACGACCGCAAAG TGTCCCAGCTGGACGTGCTTGGCATGAAGGAGCTCGGGCCGGTGTCAAACACGGCCGAGCCGCTTTGCAGCACGCCAACCTCCCTCTCCGTCGGCCGCTTGGGACAAGCTACCAGGCAGGCGTTGAAAATGCAGCGAGTCAAAGAGCAAATGGATTCCGTCCTG gaTCCACATCGCAGGTCTTCATCTTTTGAACCAG GAAGGAGCCTATTTTCAGACATCAGCACG ATAAGAGCCAACACCTCACTCCCTCCTCTCTTGGGCGGCTTCAGTCCCGTCGGGCTACATCGAAAGGGAACGTCCAGGCTTCAGACG TCTCTGCTCAGCTATGAACCTTCGCCGGACTCCTCTCAACATGTG GTGGTGTCGCTGTACGATTACAAGGCCAACCGCTCAGACGAGCTGACGTTGCGGCGCGGTGACGCCATCCGCGTGCTTTATAAGGATAATGACAACTGGTGGTTCGGCAGCCTGGCGGACGGACAGCAGGGTTACTTTCTTGTGGCCTACGTCGCCGATCCCA GAGACTCTGGTGAAGAGGCGGCCGTGGAGAGGACGACACCGACAAGA
- the LOC133169103 gene encoding ensconsin-like isoform X2, whose translation MPVLKSIASAWQGPVRRTAREVASGTNVNERLKAARERREEQQRLLASRVHSRFERERRAKLHYEQQLQERQKKLQEQKLKEDMRRAAVEEKRQQRLKEEKERNESAVRRTQEKSQRAQENFSQNVRGRKPAKNVSFYSTTSSSPSRTPQKLQDNRPQIKRPPNQRAQDQKPQIQKNPNQRLQIQRPQIQKPQGQRLQNQKLQIQKPQVQRLQNLKLPIQKPQVQRLQNQKPQTQRPVIQKSQNLRPPTHRPPPPHLSPSHSQRRNTRGLQPKATTTHNANKKTPNVGPNARSPPNHNGATKTSRTASSPSPDRAQRRSSRRHSIPLQLDLESVPEEDVPICNSALLPGNSRPAKVSAEDKIEDSSETLIDESEAESRTAGDGSPSRMLSPPPEAPLRRSNGTSDPEEASRSLAMKRREARLLRDLEEQESLAAAEVERRNREELERREAEERARQQAETERLIAEKQRREEDAHRRAEEERAQAMHEAALLQKQREEEQAREREKAAQAQKERELAAQKEEAERQVRKKRLEEIMRRTRRTVSPDTKSAPVSILPKENNEPPVQDGVKLPAGSRPSQTLMDDKDANDDMVPVVAFKERRSLRTLTGLEDIQTHQRAEVI comes from the exons ATGCCTGTGCTGAAAAGCATCGCTTCTGCCTGGCAGGGTCCTGTGAGGAGGACCGCGCGTGAAG TGGCGAGTGGCACAAATGTGAACGAGAGGCTTAAAGCGGCCCGGGAAAGGAGAGAAGAGCAGCAGAGGTTACTCG CCTCGCGGGTGCACAGCAGGTTTGAGCGGGAGCGGCGGGCCAAGCTCCACTATGAGCAGCAACTGCAGGAGCGCCAGAAGAAGCTGCAGGAGCAAAAACTCAAGGAAGACATGAGGCGTGCTGCCGTGGAGGAGAAGCGACAGCAGCGTCTCAAGGAGGAGAAA GAGCGAAATGAATCCGCCGTGCGCCGGACCCAGGAAAAGAGCCAAAGAGCCCAAGAAAACTTCAGCCAAAACGTGAGAGGCAGGAAGCCCGCTAAAAACG TTTCCTTTTACTCCACGACCAGTAGCAGCCCAAGTCGTACCCCGCAGAAGCTCCAGGACAACAGGCCGCAAATCAAGAGGCCCCCAAATCAGAGAGCCCAAGACCAGAAACCCCAGATTCAGAAAAACCCAAATCAAAGACTCCAGATTCAGAGGCCCCAGATTCAGAAGCCCCAAGGCCAGAGATTACAGAACCAGAAACTACAGATCCAGAAACCCCAAGTCCAAAGATTACAGAACCTGAAACTGCCGATCCAGAAACCCCAAGTCCAGAGATTACAAAACCAGAAACCCCAGACCCAGAGACCTGTGATCCAGAAAAGCCAGAACCTGAGACCCCCGACCCAcaggccaccaccaccacatctGAGTCCCAGCCACAGCCAGAGACGAAACACCAGGGGTTTACAG CCCAAAGCAACCACGACACACAACGCTAATAAGAAGACTCCAAACGTGGGTCCGAATGCTCGTTCACCTCCAAACCACAATGGTGCAACTAAAACAAGCAGAACAGCATCGTCGCCATCTCCAGACCG GGCTCAGAGGAGATCAAGCCGGCGGCATTCAATCCCTCTTCAACTGGACCTCGAGTCGGTTCCCGAGGAGGACGTTCCAATTTGCAACTCTGCCCTGTTACCTGGCAACTCCAGGCCTGCCAAAGTCTCCGCCGAAGACAAAATAGAGGACTCGTCTGAGACTCTGATCGACGAGTCAGAAGCTGAGAGCAGAACTGCGGGAGATGGCA GTCCTTCCAGGATGCTTTCCCCTCCACCCGAAGCCCCGCTAAGGCGCTCGAACGGTACTTCCGACCCAGAAGAGGCCTCTCGCTCGTTGGCCATGAAGAGGCGAGAGGCTCGGCTGCTCAGGGACCTGGAGGAGCAGGAGAGCTTGGCAGCGGCCGAAGTTGAAAG GCGCAATCGCGAGGAGCTGGAGCGCCGCGAGGCTGAGGAGCGAGCCCGGCAGCAGGCTGAGACTGAGCGCTTGATCGCGGAAAAGCAAAGACGTGAGGAAGACGCGCATCGGCGTGCCGAGGAGGAGAGAGCTCAGGCCATGCATGAAGCGGCGCTTCTGCAGAAGCAG AGGGAGGAGGAACAAGCTCGAGAGCGGGAGAAAGCGGCCCAGGCGCAGAAGGAGCGTGAGCTGGCCGcgcagaaagaggaagcagaaCGCCAAGTTCGGAAAAAG CGACTAGAGGAGATCATGCGGAGAACCAGAAGAACAGTTTCTCCTGACACG AAATCAGCGCCGGTGAGCATCTTACCCAAGGAGAACAATGAGCCTCCTGTGCAGGATGGCGTCAAGCTCCCGGCGGGTTCCAGGCCCTCACAGACGCTGATGGATGACAAAGACGCCAATGATGACATGGTGCCTGTGGTGGCCTTCAAAGAGCGCAGGTCTCTCCGGACTCTCACGGGTCTGGAAGACATCCAGACACACCAACGAGCAG AGGTCATTTGA
- the LOC133169103 gene encoding ensconsin-like isoform X1: MPVLKSIASAWQGPVRRTAREVASGTNVNERLKAARERREEQQRLLASRVHSRFERERRAKLHYEQQLQERQKKLQEQKLKEDMRRAAVEEKRQQRLKEEKERNESAVRRTQEKSQRAQENFSQNVRGRKPAKNAPRHIVLSTWEKNLVSRLLTPTSSYLARSKSAVDQSAEEVSFYSTTSSSPSRTPQKLQDNRPQIKRPPNQRAQDQKPQIQKNPNQRLQIQRPQIQKPQGQRLQNQKLQIQKPQVQRLQNLKLPIQKPQVQRLQNQKPQTQRPVIQKSQNLRPPTHRPPPPHLSPSHSQRRNTRGLQPKATTTHNANKKTPNVGPNARSPPNHNGATKTSRTASSPSPDRAQRRSSRRHSIPLQLDLESVPEEDVPICNSALLPGNSRPAKVSAEDKIEDSSETLIDESEAESRTAGDGSPSRMLSPPPEAPLRRSNGTSDPEEASRSLAMKRREARLLRDLEEQESLAAAEVERRNREELERREAEERARQQAETERLIAEKQRREEDAHRRAEEERAQAMHEAALLQKQREEEQAREREKAAQAQKERELAAQKEEAERQVRKKRLEEIMRRTRRTVSPDTKSAPVSILPKENNEPPVQDGVKLPAGSRPSQTLMDDKDANDDMVPVVAFKERRSLRTLTGLEDIQTHQRAEVI, translated from the exons ATGCCTGTGCTGAAAAGCATCGCTTCTGCCTGGCAGGGTCCTGTGAGGAGGACCGCGCGTGAAG TGGCGAGTGGCACAAATGTGAACGAGAGGCTTAAAGCGGCCCGGGAAAGGAGAGAAGAGCAGCAGAGGTTACTCG CCTCGCGGGTGCACAGCAGGTTTGAGCGGGAGCGGCGGGCCAAGCTCCACTATGAGCAGCAACTGCAGGAGCGCCAGAAGAAGCTGCAGGAGCAAAAACTCAAGGAAGACATGAGGCGTGCTGCCGTGGAGGAGAAGCGACAGCAGCGTCTCAAGGAGGAGAAA GAGCGAAATGAATCCGCCGTGCGCCGGACCCAGGAAAAGAGCCAAAGAGCCCAAGAAAACTTCAGCCAAAACGTGAGAGGCAGGAAGCCCGCTAAAAACG CTCCACGTCACATAGTGCTCAGCACATGGGAGAAGAACCTGGTGAGTCGCCTGCTAACCCCCACAAGCTCTTATCTGGCCCGGAGCAAGAGCGCTGTCGATCAGTCGGCAGAAGAAG TTTCCTTTTACTCCACGACCAGTAGCAGCCCAAGTCGTACCCCGCAGAAGCTCCAGGACAACAGGCCGCAAATCAAGAGGCCCCCAAATCAGAGAGCCCAAGACCAGAAACCCCAGATTCAGAAAAACCCAAATCAAAGACTCCAGATTCAGAGGCCCCAGATTCAGAAGCCCCAAGGCCAGAGATTACAGAACCAGAAACTACAGATCCAGAAACCCCAAGTCCAAAGATTACAGAACCTGAAACTGCCGATCCAGAAACCCCAAGTCCAGAGATTACAAAACCAGAAACCCCAGACCCAGAGACCTGTGATCCAGAAAAGCCAGAACCTGAGACCCCCGACCCAcaggccaccaccaccacatctGAGTCCCAGCCACAGCCAGAGACGAAACACCAGGGGTTTACAG CCCAAAGCAACCACGACACACAACGCTAATAAGAAGACTCCAAACGTGGGTCCGAATGCTCGTTCACCTCCAAACCACAATGGTGCAACTAAAACAAGCAGAACAGCATCGTCGCCATCTCCAGACCG GGCTCAGAGGAGATCAAGCCGGCGGCATTCAATCCCTCTTCAACTGGACCTCGAGTCGGTTCCCGAGGAGGACGTTCCAATTTGCAACTCTGCCCTGTTACCTGGCAACTCCAGGCCTGCCAAAGTCTCCGCCGAAGACAAAATAGAGGACTCGTCTGAGACTCTGATCGACGAGTCAGAAGCTGAGAGCAGAACTGCGGGAGATGGCA GTCCTTCCAGGATGCTTTCCCCTCCACCCGAAGCCCCGCTAAGGCGCTCGAACGGTACTTCCGACCCAGAAGAGGCCTCTCGCTCGTTGGCCATGAAGAGGCGAGAGGCTCGGCTGCTCAGGGACCTGGAGGAGCAGGAGAGCTTGGCAGCGGCCGAAGTTGAAAG GCGCAATCGCGAGGAGCTGGAGCGCCGCGAGGCTGAGGAGCGAGCCCGGCAGCAGGCTGAGACTGAGCGCTTGATCGCGGAAAAGCAAAGACGTGAGGAAGACGCGCATCGGCGTGCCGAGGAGGAGAGAGCTCAGGCCATGCATGAAGCGGCGCTTCTGCAGAAGCAG AGGGAGGAGGAACAAGCTCGAGAGCGGGAGAAAGCGGCCCAGGCGCAGAAGGAGCGTGAGCTGGCCGcgcagaaagaggaagcagaaCGCCAAGTTCGGAAAAAG CGACTAGAGGAGATCATGCGGAGAACCAGAAGAACAGTTTCTCCTGACACG AAATCAGCGCCGGTGAGCATCTTACCCAAGGAGAACAATGAGCCTCCTGTGCAGGATGGCGTCAAGCTCCCGGCGGGTTCCAGGCCCTCACAGACGCTGATGGATGACAAAGACGCCAATGATGACATGGTGCCTGTGGTGGCCTTCAAAGAGCGCAGGTCTCTCCGGACTCTCACGGGTCTGGAAGACATCCAGACACACCAACGAGCAG AGGTCATTTGA